A region from the Aliarcobacter thereius LMG 24486 genome encodes:
- a CDS encoding LPS-assembly protein LptD: MRKLSYFLLSISLLSINLLAKENSSEKLQLVAKNIEAKDNVIIAKDDVIAYSPSYYISADKLIFDREKESLELFGNVLIIKDNKLQTQSKYAFLDMKNDLGTQDPIFLIDSSSNIWTNAKELTKEQEKLELVDSIISSCDCFDPAWSIRASSSNYDTKDMWVNTFNTRLYIKDIPIFYLPYFGFPTDTTRRTGLLFPTMGYGKSEGFLYSQSLFIAPKDNYDFEITPQVRTQRGYGVYGSFRYAATPDSILNIKSGYFKEKNSYLKDRDLLNDDKYNNQHYGISLDYEQKNILTTKNSSYEDGFFTSLNYLNDIEYLELSNLNGNVQSDRNVESKLNYYFNTPNYFTGTYLKYYIDTQAKSNKQTMQELPQIQLHSYNKSILFENLIYSADFKYQNLTREDGITAEVYNFNVPISYSRNIFNDHIFLGAESKTMFTNYIYDNYSNDKSFDNGTLVQNLTTLFIGTDLIKPYQNIIHTVNLSLNHEIPNNWYKDGDLHNVTVLEKENKKKYNDLKPFPTLQNKKRTIAKLNQSFYNKENSKQLINHQISQSIYYDDDDTAKLQDLENYLRLYYKNSTFSGRVVYNVADEKIVETSLDAKLDLENFSLNTGYYNSIKTYNEFFSRDDLESYRIEAKYKLNSSYALRYYENYDLEEKIRNRQGFGFEIDDSCWSLDLKYEKEIVPSSSSKYSNRRQNIVYATLVLKPIGGIKQNYKVYDSESR; the protein is encoded by the coding sequence ATGCGTAAACTTTCTTATTTTTTGTTATCTATTAGTCTATTATCTATTAATCTTTTAGCAAAAGAGAATAGTAGTGAAAAACTACAATTAGTAGCAAAAAATATAGAAGCAAAAGATAATGTAATTATTGCAAAAGATGATGTGATAGCTTATTCTCCATCTTATTATATAAGTGCAGATAAGTTAATTTTTGATAGAGAAAAAGAGAGTTTAGAACTCTTTGGTAATGTTTTAATAATAAAAGATAATAAACTTCAAACTCAAAGCAAATATGCTTTTTTAGATATGAAAAATGATTTAGGAACACAAGATCCTATTTTTTTGATTGATAGTAGTTCAAATATTTGGACAAATGCTAAAGAACTTACAAAAGAGCAAGAAAAACTTGAGCTTGTAGATTCAATAATATCTTCTTGTGATTGTTTTGATCCAGCTTGGAGTATTAGAGCAAGTAGTAGTAACTATGACACAAAAGATATGTGGGTAAATACTTTTAATACAAGATTGTATATAAAAGATATACCTATTTTTTATCTTCCATATTTTGGTTTTCCAACTGATACGACAAGAAGGACTGGTTTATTGTTTCCAACTATGGGTTATGGAAAAAGTGAAGGTTTTTTATATTCTCAATCTTTATTTATAGCACCTAAAGATAACTATGATTTTGAAATAACTCCTCAAGTAAGAACACAAAGAGGATATGGAGTTTATGGTAGCTTTAGATATGCAGCTACTCCTGATAGTATTCTAAATATAAAAAGTGGTTATTTTAAAGAAAAAAACTCTTATTTAAAAGATAGAGATTTATTAAATGATGATAAATACAACAATCAGCATTATGGAATAAGTTTAGATTACGAACAAAAAAATATTTTAACAACTAAAAATAGCTCTTATGAAGATGGTTTTTTTACATCTTTAAATTATTTAAATGATATTGAATATCTTGAATTAAGTAATCTTAATGGAAATGTTCAATCTGATAGAAATGTGGAATCAAAGCTAAATTATTATTTTAATACTCCAAATTATTTTACAGGAACATATCTTAAATATTATATAGATACTCAAGCAAAAAGCAATAAACAAACAATGCAGGAATTACCTCAAATTCAGCTTCATTCATATAATAAATCTATTTTATTTGAGAATCTTATCTACTCAGCAGATTTTAAATACCAAAATCTTACAAGAGAAGATGGTATTACAGCTGAAGTTTATAATTTTAATGTTCCTATATCTTATTCAAGAAATATTTTTAATGATCATATATTTTTAGGTGCTGAATCAAAAACAATGTTTACAAATTATATATATGATAATTATTCAAATGATAAAAGTTTTGATAATGGAACTTTGGTACAAAATTTAACCACTTTATTCATTGGTACAGATTTAATAAAACCTTATCAAAATATTATTCATACAGTAAATTTAAGCTTGAATCATGAAATTCCAAATAATTGGTATAAAGATGGTGATTTACATAATGTAACAGTTTTAGAAAAAGAAAATAAAAAAAAATATAATGACTTAAAACCATTCCCAACTCTTCAAAATAAGAAAAGAACAATAGCAAAATTAAATCAATCTTTTTATAATAAAGAGAACTCAAAACAGTTAATAAATCATCAAATTTCACAAAGTATATATTATGATGACGATGATACTGCAAAGCTTCAAGATTTAGAAAATTATTTGAGACTCTATTATAAAAACAGTACATTTTCTGGAAGAGTTGTTTATAATGTTGCAGATGAAAAAATTGTAGAAACAAGTTTAGATGCTAAATTAGATTTAGAAAATTTTTCTTTAAATACAGGTTATTATAACTCTATAAAAACTTATAATGAATTTTTTAGTAGAGATGATTTAGAGTCTTATAGAATTGAGGCAAAATATAAGCTAAATTCATCATATGCACTAAGATATTATGAAAATTATGATTTAGAAGAAAAAATTAGAAATAGACAAGGTTTTGGTTTTGAAATAGACGATAGTTGTTGGAGTTTAGATTTAAAATATGAAAAAGAGATTGTTCCATCTTCAAGTAGTAAATATTCTAATAGAAGACAAAATATAGTATATGCAACTCTTGTATTAAAACCAATTGGTGGAATTAAACAAAACTATAAGGTATATGATAGTGAGTCTAGATAA
- a CDS encoding RDD family protein, whose amino-acid sequence MQKTVDPSNLQLASMRSRAFAFVIDDIIITLLITFIFWDNIMAVSHDSEAMILLMQTTFVMPLIVLKVFYHTFFIWLYGQTLGKKIAKIRIIDANNWGRVNFLSSFLRAVGRIFSEMFFYIGFAIGFFNEGRKTFHDFTGKTLVVNA is encoded by the coding sequence ATGCAAAAAACAGTTGATCCATCTAATTTACAATTAGCATCAATGAGAAGTAGAGCTTTTGCTTTTGTTATTGATGATATAATTATTACACTTTTGATTACTTTTATTTTTTGGGATAATATTATGGCTGTAAGTCATGATTCAGAGGCAATGATACTTTTAATGCAAACTACTTTTGTAATGCCTTTAATAGTATTAAAAGTATTTTATCATACATTTTTTATTTGGTTATATGGTCAAACTCTAGGTAAAAAAATAGCTAAAATTAGAATAATTGATGCTAATAATTGGGGAAGAGTTAATTTCTTATCATCATTTTTAAGAGCCGTTGGAAGAATATTTTCAGAAATGTTTTTTTATATTGGTTTTGCTATTGGTTTTTTTAATGAAGGAAGAAAAACTTTTCATGATTTTACAGGTAAAACGCTGGTTGTAAATGCGTAA
- the purD gene encoding phosphoribosylamine--glycine ligase has protein sequence MNILILGSGGREYSIGLALKKENAHKLYFMPGNGATSDLGENIDIKDYHKLASFAKENKIDLTIVGPESPLVDGVVDIFKKENLVIFGPSKAAAQLEGSKAYMKNILKKYNIPTAGFIETSNKNEAYKFIDSMNNLPIVVKADGLCAGKGVIIAQSKEEAKQTVEDMLSGESFGEAGAKVVVEEFLDGYELSVFAICDGENYKVLPAAQDHKRVGDGDTGPNTGGMGAYAPTPLVDETIYKKIEERVIKPTLKGMQEEKAPFEGVLFIGVMVVKGEPIVLEYNVRFGDPECEILMPLIDSKVSELFYYGATKQLDKLDIKIKNKYAVGVVMASENYPYSSSAPTIISLSNIVDEELLNNSHISFAGVSRKDNKLMANGGRIAVCVGLGNSIKEARDRAYLLSSEINFDGKKFRNDIAYQALK, from the coding sequence ATGAATATTTTAATACTTGGAAGTGGTGGTAGAGAGTACTCTATTGGACTTGCACTAAAAAAAGAAAATGCACACAAACTATATTTTATGCCAGGAAATGGAGCTACTTCTGATTTAGGTGAAAATATTGATATAAAAGACTATCATAAATTAGCTAGTTTTGCTAAAGAAAATAAAATAGATTTAACAATAGTTGGTCCTGAATCTCCTTTGGTTGATGGAGTTGTTGATATATTTAAAAAAGAAAATCTAGTAATTTTTGGTCCAAGTAAGGCAGCTGCTCAGCTTGAAGGTTCAAAAGCATATATGAAAAATATTCTAAAAAAATATAATATTCCAACAGCAGGATTTATAGAAACAAGTAATAAAAATGAAGCTTATAAATTTATTGATAGTATGAATAATCTTCCAATAGTTGTAAAAGCTGATGGTCTTTGTGCTGGAAAAGGTGTAATAATAGCTCAAAGCAAAGAAGAAGCAAAACAAACTGTTGAAGATATGTTAAGTGGAGAAAGTTTTGGAGAAGCTGGGGCAAAAGTAGTTGTTGAAGAGTTTTTAGATGGATATGAGTTATCTGTTTTTGCTATTTGTGATGGAGAAAACTATAAAGTATTACCAGCAGCTCAAGATCATAAAAGAGTAGGGGATGGAGATACTGGACCAAATACAGGTGGAATGGGTGCTTATGCTCCAACACCTTTAGTTGATGAAACTATTTATAAAAAAATTGAAGAGAGAGTTATAAAACCAACTTTAAAAGGAATGCAAGAAGAGAAAGCTCCTTTTGAAGGAGTTCTATTTATCGGAGTTATGGTTGTAAAAGGTGAACCAATAGTTTTAGAATATAATGTAAGATTTGGTGATCCTGAATGTGAAATTTTAATGCCTTTAATTGATTCAAAAGTTTCAGAACTATTTTATTATGGAGCTACAAAACAACTTGATAAATTAGATATTAAAATAAAAAACAAATATGCAGTTGGTGTTGTTATGGCAAGTGAAAACTATCCATATAGTTCAAGTGCACCTACAATTATATCTTTATCAAATATTGTTGATGAAGAGCTATTAAATAACTCTCATATTAGTTTTGCTGGTGTTTCAAGAAAAGATAATAAACTTATGGCAAATGGTGGAAGAATTGCTGTTTGTGTTGGTTTAGGAAATAGTATTAAAGAAGCTAGAGATAGAGCATATCTATTATCATCAGAGATAAATTTTGATGGTAAAAAATTTAGAAATGATATTGCTTACCAAGCATTAAAGTAA
- a CDS encoding uroporphyrinogen-III synthase, which yields MAKIYLLNNQKYEGIINLEVFKVKSTKYLVDCSKYDALVFTSKNAIYSLEENSINWKNTPSYLIASKTAKVAKDYGANIAFVGANGHGNEFAKELIPLLKNKKVLYVKALKTVSNLVEILKENEIDLDEIVSYQTVCNNFLEKVELEKNSTIIFTSPSSVECFFNNFKWDKSFKAVLIGKTTEKFLPKEVNDYVISKTTDVTECVNIAKRSFS from the coding sequence ATGGCAAAAATATATCTACTAAATAATCAAAAATATGAAGGTATTATAAATCTTGAAGTATTTAAAGTAAAAAGTACAAAATATTTAGTAGATTGTTCAAAATATGATGCACTTGTATTTACTTCTAAAAATGCAATTTATTCCTTAGAAGAAAATTCTATTAATTGGAAGAATACTCCTTCATATTTAATAGCTTCAAAAACAGCAAAAGTAGCAAAAGATTATGGTGCAAACATAGCTTTTGTTGGTGCAAATGGTCATGGAAATGAATTTGCAAAAGAGCTTATACCTCTTTTAAAAAATAAAAAAGTATTATATGTAAAAGCTTTAAAAACAGTATCAAATCTTGTTGAAATATTAAAAGAAAATGAGATAGACTTAGATGAAATAGTTTCATACCAAACTGTATGCAATAATTTTTTAGAAAAAGTAGAATTAGAAAAGAACTCTACAATAATTTTTACTTCTCCATCTAGTGTTGAGTGTTTTTTTAATAATTTCAAATGGGATAAAAGCTTTAAAGCTGTATTAATTGGAAAAACAACAGAGAAGTTTTTACCAAAAGAAGTTAATGATTATGTAATAAGTAAAACAACTGATGTTACAGAGTGTGTTAATATTGCTAAAAGAAGCTTCTCTTAA
- the der gene encoding ribosome biogenesis GTPase Der: MQNNLKKVALIGQPNVGKSSLFNRLSNRRIAIVSNIAGTTRDIRKNEIQIIDRSALLLDTGGIDETNDEIFINVKAQAIRTAKDADIILFLVDGKNIPDDKDKELFYELLRLGKELALVVNKIDNDKELERLWEFFEFGIGDENLFGISVSHNRGTKKLYEWIYDKLPENEETVKAQEEQKRVEALKEEFGEFYEEDDDEDFSTDDIEKIEDEDIVLDDTSINVAIIGRVNVGKSSILNSLVGEKRSVVSSIAGTTIDPVDETYFYKDKKITFVDTAGLRRRGSIEGIEKFALMRTKEMLEKANMALVVLDASRELTDLDEKIAGLVDEYGLGTIIVLNKWDENMDSFQKIEEEIRRRFRFLAYAPIIAVSAKTGRSIDRLKDKIVDIFENYTQRISTSKLNKVIEEAVIRHALPSPNGARLRIYYSTQFSTRPPRIAVVMNKPQLLHYSYKRYLINFLREQFNFEGTPIHIVSRGKNSNIDDEGYLEQE; this comes from the coding sequence ATGCAAAATAATTTAAAAAAAGTTGCTTTAATAGGGCAACCAAATGTTGGAAAGTCATCACTTTTTAATAGACTTTCAAATAGAAGAATAGCTATTGTTTCTAATATTGCAGGAACAACTAGAGATATTAGAAAAAATGAAATTCAAATAATAGATAGAAGTGCTTTACTATTAGATACAGGTGGAATTGATGAAACAAATGATGAAATCTTTATAAATGTAAAAGCACAAGCAATAAGAACTGCAAAAGATGCAGATATTATTCTATTTTTAGTAGATGGAAAAAATATACCTGATGATAAAGATAAAGAACTTTTTTATGAGCTTTTAAGACTAGGAAAAGAGCTTGCTTTAGTTGTAAATAAAATTGATAATGATAAAGAACTAGAAAGACTTTGGGAGTTTTTTGAGTTTGGAATTGGAGATGAAAATCTTTTTGGTATATCAGTTTCTCATAATCGTGGGACAAAAAAACTTTATGAATGGATTTATGATAAATTACCTGAAAATGAAGAGACTGTAAAAGCTCAAGAAGAGCAAAAAAGAGTTGAAGCACTAAAAGAAGAGTTTGGAGAATTTTACGAAGAAGATGATGATGAAGATTTTTCTACAGATGATATTGAAAAAATTGAAGATGAAGATATAGTTTTAGATGATACTTCTATAAATGTTGCGATTATTGGAAGAGTAAATGTTGGAAAGTCATCAATTCTAAACTCTCTTGTAGGTGAAAAAAGATCAGTTGTTTCAAGTATTGCAGGTACTACTATAGATCCTGTTGATGAAACTTACTTTTATAAAGATAAGAAAATCACTTTTGTTGATACAGCTGGATTAAGAAGAAGAGGAAGCATTGAAGGAATTGAAAAATTTGCTTTAATGAGAACTAAAGAGATGCTTGAAAAAGCAAATATGGCTTTAGTTGTTCTAGATGCTTCAAGAGAACTTACAGATTTAGATGAAAAAATTGCTGGACTTGTAGATGAATATGGATTAGGTACTATTATTGTTCTTAATAAATGGGATGAAAATATGGATAGTTTCCAAAAAATAGAAGAAGAGATAAGAAGAAGATTTAGATTTTTAGCTTATGCTCCAATTATTGCAGTTTCAGCAAAAACAGGAAGAAGTATTGATAGATTAAAAGACAAAATTGTTGATATTTTTGAAAATTATACACAAAGAATTTCTACTTCAAAACTGAATAAAGTTATAGAAGAAGCAGTTATTAGACATGCACTTCCAAGTCCAAATGGAGCAAGATTAAGAATATATTACTCTACGCAATTCAGTACAAGACCACCTAGAATAGCAGTTGTTATGAATAAACCACAACTTCTTCACTATTCATATAAAAGATATTTAATTAACTTTTTAAGAGAGCAATTTAATTTTGAAGGAACACCAATTCATATTGTTTCTAGAGGGAAAAATAGCAATATAGATGATGAAGGATATTTGGAGCAAGAATAG
- the hpf gene encoding ribosome hibernation-promoting factor, HPF/YfiA family, whose amino-acid sequence MNTSIVGRHIKLTDAIKDYVNSSIETFEKYNLDIISVTSTITADEKQGKAFTFEFTLNIANIDTVVVRQKDKDLYSAIDIAVDRVSKVLRRHNDKITAHKATKFSEANVEVEDLVAKELEKFEDEIIPQRLVSYKPIDIEEALEELKNSSAQFKVFYDKDDNLRVLYKANVAGKFGLY is encoded by the coding sequence ATGAATACAAGTATAGTTGGAAGACATATAAAACTTACAGATGCGATAAAAGATTATGTAAATAGTTCTATTGAAACATTTGAAAAATATAATTTAGATATTATTTCAGTTACTTCAACAATAACTGCAGATGAAAAACAAGGTAAAGCTTTTACTTTTGAATTTACTTTAAATATTGCAAATATTGATACTGTTGTTGTAAGACAAAAAGATAAAGACCTATATTCTGCTATTGATATAGCTGTTGATAGAGTTTCAAAAGTTTTAAGAAGACACAATGATAAAATTACAGCTCATAAAGCTACTAAATTTAGTGAAGCTAATGTTGAAGTAGAAGATTTGGTTGCAAAAGAGCTTGAAAAATTTGAAGATGAAATTATTCCTCAAAGACTAGTTTCTTATAAACCAATTGATATAGAAGAAGCTTTAGAAGAGTTAAAAAACTCAAGTGCCCAATTCAAAGTATTTTATGATAAAGATGATAATCTAAGAGTATTATACAAAGCAAATGTTGCTGGAAAATTTGGGCTTTATTAA
- a CDS encoding FecCD family ABC transporter permease, with translation MKILLYICSMFIIFFAPFLGETVIDFKTIFDFENSLSTIFWDLRVPRVFLAFFVGSILAISGLIFQIIFKNALITPYTLGIASGTTLFSSLSIVFLPLLPLFFASIFGSLLTVLVLFVISRNLNSKKLVNSTNSILLIGIALSYFYSSALMLVFFLSNLQENYSIVRFTLGTLDTVGLIPASVLGITAIFLILFIYKFKNKINLLLISNDTAFLKGLNVNKTILTLLIFITICVGICISFTGPIGFVGLVIPHIVKLIYKKSAINIIFPTLFFGGVFLVFCDLVARLIPTASSLPIGVVTAFIGAPFFVYLLIKKQK, from the coding sequence ATGAAAATTTTATTATATATTTGTTCAATGTTTATTATATTTTTTGCTCCATTTTTAGGAGAAACTGTAATAGATTTTAAAACTATATTTGATTTTGAAAATAGTTTATCAACAATTTTTTGGGATTTAAGAGTTCCTAGAGTTTTTTTAGCTTTTTTTGTTGGTTCTATTTTGGCTATAAGTGGACTTATTTTTCAAATAATTTTCAAAAATGCTTTAATAACTCCATATACTTTGGGAATTGCAAGTGGTACAACACTTTTTTCTAGTTTATCAATAGTTTTTTTACCACTTTTGCCACTCTTTTTTGCATCTATTTTTGGCTCTTTACTTACAGTTTTAGTTCTGTTTGTAATTTCAAGAAATTTAAATTCTAAGAAACTAGTAAATTCTACAAACTCTATACTTCTAATAGGAATTGCCTTATCTTATTTTTATAGTTCTGCTTTAATGTTGGTATTTTTTCTTAGTAATTTACAAGAAAATTACTCAATAGTTAGATTTACATTAGGAACTCTTGATACAGTTGGTTTGATTCCTGCTTCTGTTTTAGGTATTACAGCAATATTTTTAATTTTATTTATATATAAATTTAAAAACAAAATAAATTTACTTTTAATCTCAAATGATACAGCATTTTTAAAAGGATTAAATGTAAATAAAACAATATTAACACTTCTTATATTTATTACAATTTGTGTTGGGATTTGTATTAGTTTTACAGGACCTATTGGCTTTGTAGGATTAGTAATTCCACATATTGTAAAACTTATTTATAAGAAAAGTGCAATAAATATAATCTTTCCAACACTATTTTTTGGTGGAGTTTTCTTGGTGTTTTGTGATCTTGTTGCAAGATTGATTCCAACAGCTTCATCTTTACCAATAGGTGTTGTAACTGCATTTATAGGAGCTCCATTTTTTGTATATTTGCTTATAAAGAAACAAAAATAG
- a CDS encoding ATP-binding cassette domain-containing protein, with translation MLKLKNYSNYILKDISFSLKENENLLILGENGAGKSTLARVLSNLLKASNLFLNNQNINLLKLEEKAKIINYIPSQFEIFDEYMTLFEYLKLSVIEEKSDEDIEKVINFLNIEKLKDSFCINLSSGEKQLLLLASAILHNAQITIFDELTANLDLNKVKEVFNILNSDLLKQKIIITHNLDLAYALKDFKVLFLEKGSLKFFGTHQDFFNKNSLNDFYGESLKLLDSHLVLNL, from the coding sequence ATGTTAAAACTAAAAAATTATTCTAACTATATTTTAAAAGATATATCTTTTTCTTTAAAAGAAAATGAAAATCTATTGATTTTAGGTGAAAATGGAGCTGGAAAATCAACTTTAGCAAGAGTTTTATCAAATCTCTTAAAAGCTTCAAATCTTTTTTTGAATAATCAAAATATTAATCTTTTAAAATTAGAAGAAAAAGCAAAGATTATAAACTATATTCCAAGTCAATTTGAGATATTTGATGAATATATGACACTTTTTGAGTATCTAAAGCTATCTGTTATTGAAGAAAAAAGTGATGAAGATATTGAAAAAGTGATAAATTTTTTAAATATAGAAAAACTCAAAGATAGTTTTTGTATAAATTTAAGTTCTGGAGAGAAACAATTGTTACTTCTTGCAAGTGCTATTTTACACAATGCACAAATAACAATTTTCGATGAACTTACTGCAAATTTAGATTTAAATAAAGTAAAAGAAGTTTTTAATATTTTAAATTCAGATTTATTAAAACAAAAAATTATAATAACTCATAATCTTGATTTAGCATATGCTTTAAAAGATTTTAAAGTATTGTTTTTAGAAAAAGGTTCTTTAAAGTTTTTTGGTACACATCAAGATTTTTTTAATAAAAATAGTTTAAATGATTTTTATGGTGAAAGCTTAAAGCTTTTAGATTCTCATTTGGTACTTAATTTATGA
- a CDS encoding ABC transporter substrate-binding protein has translation MKKLLYLLLFFNISFLNILSANEKIITLSPAVNEIVFALGMGDNVVANTQFCDYPEISKSIEKVGGYGSVSLEKVIKLNPSVVVNQSYDTKLNQNLQKLGFKTLIYKSDNIEDIKYTIKSLGDEFSRQMEAEKLNNDIDKSLESLKNIIENQKILIVISPQNTLSSQIYVAGNFVYFEDIIKKSKNINAYQSSLKSQPIVNSEKIITMNPDIIILLAPYLEKEKNAQEKMLKMWKKLPVNASKNSNIYIIDKEYSGIPSHRVKNLIDDFKDILEDVKTKKLF, from the coding sequence ATGAAAAAACTACTATATCTTCTACTTTTTTTTAATATCTCTTTTTTAAATATTTTAAGTGCAAATGAAAAAATTATTACTCTAAGTCCTGCTGTAAATGAGATAGTTTTTGCTTTGGGTATGGGTGATAATGTTGTTGCGAATACGCAGTTTTGTGATTATCCAGAAATATCTAAAAGTATTGAGAAAGTAGGGGGATATGGTAGTGTTAGTTTAGAAAAAGTTATAAAATTAAATCCAAGTGTAGTTGTAAATCAGAGTTATGATACAAAACTGAACCAAAATTTACAAAAGCTTGGGTTTAAAACTTTAATCTATAAAAGCGATAATATCGAAGATATAAAATATACAATCAAAAGTTTAGGAGATGAATTCTCAAGACAAATGGAAGCAGAAAAACTAAATAATGATATAGATAAAAGTTTAGAAAGTTTGAAAAATATTATAGAGAATCAAAAAATTCTAATTGTAATAAGCCCACAAAATACTCTATCAAGCCAAATATATGTAGCAGGAAATTTTGTATATTTTGAAGATATTATAAAAAAGAGTAAAAATATAAATGCTTATCAAAGTAGTTTAAAATCTCAACCTATTGTAAATAGTGAAAAAATCATCACTATGAATCCAGATATTATAATTTTATTGGCACCTTATTTGGAAAAAGAGAAAAATGCACAAGAAAAGATGCTAAAAATGTGGAAAAAGCTTCCTGTAAATGCTAGTAAAAATTCCAATATTTATATAATAGATAAAGAGTATTCAGGAATTCCAAGCCATAGAGTTAAAAACTTAATAGATGATTTTAAGGATATATTAGAAGATGTTAAAACTAAAAAATTATTCTAA